One genomic segment of Microbacterium sp. ProA8 includes these proteins:
- a CDS encoding NADP-dependent oxidoreductase, which yields MRAPTEAFAYRYADYGDADVLHRHQYPLPAPGPGDVLVEVISTAINHMDAFLRNGREDTWHDDPWPRLSGSDFAGIVRGCGPGVTRLRVGASVVGHTRTGAHASHIIVPADQLVAKHRSIEWEVAGGLFLAGATALETLDDLRIGASDTVVISAAAGGVGSIEAQVAKHRGARVIGTCGERNFDYLRQLHITPVKYGEGMADRIRRLAGGPITAYIDNYGKDGSDVAEALEVPFERYRSSADRREVELRMLRDDPESVAHATQVLQRVVDLAGVGAFRLLVSGLYPIEDIVEAFEDLAKLHARGKIVLATHPVTRTRSLRAREIFERMP from the coding sequence ATGCGCGCACCGACCGAGGCATTCGCCTACCGCTACGCCGACTACGGCGACGCCGACGTTCTCCATCGCCATCAATACCCACTGCCGGCGCCCGGGCCGGGCGACGTGCTGGTCGAGGTGATCTCGACGGCGATCAACCACATGGACGCCTTCCTGCGCAACGGCAGGGAGGACACCTGGCACGACGACCCGTGGCCGCGGCTGTCGGGCAGCGACTTCGCCGGCATCGTCCGCGGCTGCGGCCCGGGCGTGACCCGGCTGCGGGTGGGCGCGAGCGTCGTCGGGCACACCCGGACGGGCGCCCACGCGAGCCACATCATCGTGCCGGCCGACCAGCTCGTGGCCAAGCACCGGAGCATCGAGTGGGAGGTCGCCGGAGGTCTCTTCCTCGCCGGGGCCACCGCCTTGGAGACCCTCGATGACCTTCGGATCGGCGCCTCCGACACGGTGGTCATCTCCGCAGCGGCGGGCGGCGTCGGCAGCATCGAGGCGCAGGTCGCGAAGCACCGCGGCGCCCGCGTGATCGGCACGTGCGGCGAGCGCAACTTCGACTACCTGCGGCAGCTGCACATCACGCCCGTGAAGTACGGCGAGGGGATGGCGGACCGGATCCGGCGGCTCGCGGGCGGACCGATCACCGCGTACATCGACAACTACGGCAAGGACGGGAGCGACGTCGCGGAAGCGCTCGAGGTTCCTTTCGAGCGCTATCGCTCCAGCGCGGACAGGCGCGAGGTCGAACTGCGGATGCTCCGGGACGACCCCGAATCCGTTGCGCACGCGACGCAGGTGCTGCAACGGGTGGTGGATCTGGCCGGCGTGGGAGCGTTCCGCCTGCTGGTGTCGGGCCTGTACCCCATCGAGGACATCGTGGAGGCCTTCGAAGACCTGGCGAAGCTGCACGCGCGCGGGAAGATCGTCCTCGCCACACACCCGGTCACGCGGACGCGGTCGCTGCGCGCCCGGGAGATCTTCGAGCGGATGCCGTAG
- a CDS encoding sugar ABC transporter permease: protein MALQSAAPRPVRRVGWGQRLSRWDVKLSPYLYVSPFFLLFAVFGAFPLFFNIVVALHDWHRRAGMGDFVGLDNFAWVLQQPLFWRSLENTISIFLLGGVPQLILALFIASILDQNLRARTFWRMSVLIPFVVMPVATSMIFGQVFGQFGILVPNLHALGLFTESSSPFFQERLLSHIAIGSMVVFRWTGYNALILLAAMQAVPRDLYEAATVDGAGRSRQFFSITIPSIRPTLIFVILTMTIGGLEIFDEARLFDGGGTGGGAGGTDNQWTTVMLYMFNLGFGEWQDRLGQAAAVGWIFAFIILIISLLNFVLTRAISSSDAPRTGRTRRRARGARMPQPVPVPATAPVEATTSPAVADDAMEGARR, encoded by the coding sequence ATGGCTCTTCAATCAGCGGCACCGCGACCGGTGCGGCGGGTCGGCTGGGGGCAGCGCCTCTCCCGCTGGGACGTCAAGCTCTCGCCCTACCTCTACGTCTCGCCGTTCTTCCTGCTCTTCGCAGTGTTCGGGGCGTTCCCGCTGTTCTTCAACATCGTCGTGGCGCTGCACGACTGGCACCGGCGCGCAGGGATGGGCGACTTCGTCGGCCTCGACAACTTCGCCTGGGTGCTGCAGCAGCCGCTGTTCTGGCGCTCCCTCGAGAACACGATCTCGATCTTCCTGCTCGGCGGCGTCCCTCAGCTGATCCTCGCGCTGTTCATCGCGTCGATCCTCGATCAGAACCTCCGCGCGCGGACGTTCTGGCGGATGAGCGTGCTCATCCCGTTCGTCGTCATGCCCGTGGCCACGTCGATGATCTTCGGGCAGGTCTTCGGCCAGTTCGGCATCCTGGTGCCGAACCTGCACGCGCTCGGCCTCTTCACCGAGAGCAGCTCGCCGTTCTTCCAGGAGCGCCTGCTGTCGCACATCGCGATCGGGTCGATGGTGGTCTTCCGGTGGACGGGCTACAACGCCCTCATCCTCCTCGCGGCCATGCAGGCGGTGCCGCGCGACCTCTACGAGGCCGCGACCGTCGACGGCGCGGGCCGCAGCCGCCAGTTCTTCTCGATCACGATCCCGAGCATCCGGCCGACGCTGATCTTCGTCATCCTGACGATGACCATCGGCGGGCTCGAGATCTTCGACGAAGCGCGCCTGTTCGACGGCGGCGGCACCGGCGGGGGCGCGGGCGGCACCGACAACCAGTGGACCACCGTGATGCTGTACATGTTCAATCTGGGATTCGGGGAGTGGCAGGACCGGTTGGGTCAGGCGGCGGCCGTCGGCTGGATCTTCGCCTTCATCATCCTGATCATCTCGCTGCTGAACTTCGTCCTGACGCGGGCGATCTCCTCGTCAGACGCCCCGCGCACGGGCCGAACACGACGTCGAGCCCGCGGCGCACGGATGCCCCAGCCTGTTCCCGTCCCCGCCACGGCCCCCGTCGAGGCGACCACGTCACCGGCTGTGGCCGACGACGCCATGGAAGGAGCGCGCCGATGA
- a CDS encoding VOC family protein, with protein MPLLDHLGITVDDLPRAVAQFDPVLTVLGMERTDADTGSSWYIEDETELILFPAREAGTGPHRHGTVGWQHLAFSVDSREEVDRLHAIAIAAGWVAVREPKLYPRFNDRYYASFVEDDNGIRIEFMYNPPKEEPGV; from the coding sequence ATGCCGCTTCTCGACCACCTCGGAATCACCGTCGACGACCTGCCCCGCGCGGTGGCGCAGTTCGACCCGGTGCTCACGGTGCTCGGGATGGAGCGGACGGATGCTGACACCGGGAGCTCCTGGTACATCGAGGACGAGACCGAGCTGATTCTCTTCCCGGCCCGGGAGGCGGGAACCGGCCCACACCGGCATGGGACGGTCGGGTGGCAGCATCTCGCGTTCTCCGTCGACTCCCGCGAGGAGGTCGACCGGCTGCACGCCATCGCGATCGCGGCGGGGTGGGTCGCGGTGCGGGAGCCCAAGCTCTACCCGCGGTTCAACGACCGCTACTACGCCTCGTTCGTCGAGGACGACAACGGCATCCGCATCGAGTTCATGTACAACCCTCCGAAGGAGGAACCAGGCGTCTGA
- a CDS encoding EAL domain-containing protein, producing the protein MPTTDDLADELAIAVGGADIFAVYQPQVSLESGSIVAAEALCRWRHARLGDIDPATMIEVAERSGVIHALGRRMLDECLDALAGWRETGRAWAVAVNVSPLQFEDESFASDIAAEFERRAFPPGSLVLELTQDVQPAEEGVVPQLHMLREIGVEISLAGYGTDSSSLDRLRSVPVTEVKLPGELVRAAAGPALASLRDSVEIAHAQALRVVAEGIETLTHLDIAVQLGCDRAQGFLIRHPDSEIVFP; encoded by the coding sequence GTGCCCACGACCGACGACCTCGCCGACGAGCTGGCGATCGCCGTCGGCGGAGCCGACATCTTCGCCGTCTATCAGCCGCAGGTGTCGTTGGAGAGCGGGTCGATCGTCGCCGCGGAGGCACTATGCCGCTGGCGGCATGCACGGCTCGGCGACATCGATCCCGCCACGATGATCGAGGTCGCGGAACGCAGTGGCGTGATCCACGCGCTCGGCCGAAGGATGCTCGACGAATGCCTCGACGCGCTCGCCGGGTGGCGCGAGACGGGACGCGCGTGGGCCGTCGCCGTGAACGTCTCGCCGCTGCAATTCGAGGACGAATCCTTTGCCTCGGATATCGCCGCGGAGTTCGAGCGACGCGCGTTCCCGCCTGGGTCGCTCGTTCTCGAGCTGACGCAGGACGTGCAGCCAGCCGAGGAGGGCGTGGTGCCGCAACTGCACATGCTCCGCGAGATCGGAGTGGAGATCTCGTTGGCGGGATACGGCACCGACTCGTCGTCGCTGGACCGGCTTCGCAGTGTGCCCGTCACCGAGGTGAAGCTTCCGGGTGAGCTGGTGCGGGCGGCAGCGGGACCCGCACTGGCTTCGCTGCGAGACAGCGTCGAGATCGCACACGCACAAGCGTTGCGAGTCGTCGCCGAAGGGATCGAGACGCTCACTCATCTCGACATCGCAGTGCAGCTGGGCTGCGACCGCGCGCAGGGCTTTCTCATCCGGCATCCGGATTCGGAGATCGTGTTCCCGTAG
- a CDS encoding aldo/keto reductase, whose product MKQRTLAGRQVSAIGLGAMPLSMNNDKEYPSFEDAVATVHAALDAGVTLIDTADIYAPDGEEMGHNERIVAEALRTWDGDASSIFVATKGGIKLGDGGAKVRDGSAAYLRSAVEKSLDILGVDQIELYQYHRPDRSLVYGDVIAGLKKLQDDGLVRAVGISNASVEEIQIAIDVLGEGNLASVQNEFSPKHPGSIDEVRFCGERDIAFLPWSPLGGTGGGARRVGDRFSAFREVGEAHGVSPQQAVLAWELALGSHVIPIPGARRAASIIDSAQAANLELSADEVTRLSESVGIFDD is encoded by the coding sequence ATGAAGCAGCGCACGCTGGCGGGACGACAGGTTTCGGCGATCGGCCTCGGGGCCATGCCGCTGTCGATGAACAACGACAAGGAGTATCCGTCGTTCGAGGATGCCGTGGCCACCGTGCACGCCGCGCTCGACGCCGGCGTCACCCTCATCGACACCGCCGACATCTACGCACCGGACGGTGAGGAGATGGGCCACAACGAGCGCATCGTCGCCGAGGCGCTGCGCACCTGGGACGGCGACGCGTCGAGCATCTTCGTCGCGACGAAGGGCGGCATCAAGCTGGGCGACGGCGGCGCCAAGGTGCGCGACGGGTCGGCGGCGTACCTGCGCTCGGCGGTCGAGAAGTCGCTCGACATCCTCGGCGTCGACCAGATCGAGCTGTACCAGTACCACCGCCCCGACCGCTCGCTCGTGTACGGCGACGTCATCGCGGGTTTGAAGAAGCTGCAGGATGACGGCCTGGTGCGTGCCGTCGGCATCTCGAACGCGAGCGTCGAAGAGATCCAGATCGCCATCGACGTGCTCGGCGAGGGGAACCTCGCCAGTGTGCAGAACGAGTTCTCGCCGAAGCATCCGGGAAGCATCGACGAGGTGCGCTTCTGCGGAGAGCGCGACATCGCGTTCCTGCCGTGGAGCCCGCTGGGCGGCACCGGCGGCGGAGCGCGTCGAGTCGGCGACCGGTTCTCGGCGTTCCGCGAGGTGGGCGAGGCGCACGGCGTCAGCCCGCAGCAGGCGGTGCTGGCCTGGGAGCTGGCGCTGGGCTCGCACGTCATTCCGATTCCGGGTGCGCGGCGCGCGGCATCCATCATCGACTCGGCTCAGGCCGCAAACCTCGAGCTCAGTGCGGACGAGGTCACGCGTTTGTCGGAGTCGGTGGGGATCTTCGACGACTGA
- a CDS encoding carbohydrate ABC transporter permease, which yields MSTAYIENTAGRGAARYAAKRASRGRPIAAHHPSARRPGWVTYAILGVVFVMSVFPLYAAAMYGSSTTTEISRAVGTLPRWLPTATLFENFGAVVAAEQFSIWLAFGNSLLVAVAVSASVVFFSTLAGFSFSKLRFPGRQALYVAVLATLIIPAQVGTIPLFVMMNEFGWIDSVLALIVPGLVGAFGVFWMTQYLQEALPYELIEAARVDGASMFRTFWSIALPAARPAAATLALFTFIGSWNSFFWPSVVMRSQLTMPLVVPQLRGAFTSDTGLVMAGVFLVALPLLVVLALAGKHLVAGVMAGAVKG from the coding sequence ATGAGCACGGCGTACATCGAGAACACCGCCGGTCGAGGGGCCGCGCGATACGCGGCCAAGCGCGCGTCGCGCGGCCGGCCGATCGCCGCGCACCACCCGTCGGCCCGCCGCCCCGGTTGGGTGACCTACGCGATCCTCGGCGTCGTCTTCGTCATGTCGGTCTTCCCGCTCTATGCCGCGGCGATGTACGGCTCGTCGACGACGACGGAGATCTCGCGCGCCGTCGGAACCCTGCCTCGCTGGCTGCCGACCGCCACGCTGTTCGAGAACTTCGGCGCGGTGGTCGCGGCCGAGCAGTTCAGCATCTGGCTCGCCTTCGGCAACTCGCTGCTCGTCGCCGTCGCCGTCAGCGCGAGCGTCGTGTTCTTCTCGACGCTCGCGGGATTCAGTTTCTCGAAGCTGCGGTTCCCGGGCCGGCAGGCTCTGTACGTCGCCGTACTCGCCACGTTGATCATTCCCGCGCAGGTCGGGACGATCCCGCTCTTCGTCATGATGAACGAGTTCGGCTGGATCGACTCCGTCCTGGCGCTGATCGTCCCGGGTCTCGTGGGCGCCTTCGGGGTCTTCTGGATGACGCAGTACCTGCAGGAGGCGCTGCCGTATGAGCTCATCGAGGCGGCGCGCGTCGACGGAGCCTCGATGTTCCGCACCTTCTGGTCGATCGCGCTCCCGGCGGCCCGCCCGGCAGCGGCCACCCTGGCGCTGTTCACCTTCATCGGCTCGTGGAACAGCTTCTTCTGGCCATCGGTCGTCATGCGCTCGCAGCTCACGATGCCGCTCGTGGTGCCGCAGCTGCGCGGGGCGTTCACCTCTGACACGGGCCTCGTGATGGCCGGCGTCTTCCTCGTGGCGCTGCCGCTGCTGGTCGTCCTCGCCCTCGCGGGCAAGCATCTCGTCGCCGGCGTCATGGCGGGCGCGGTCAAGGGGTAG
- a CDS encoding DUF4383 domain-containing protein, translating to MGSSPNRIVATVFGAVYLLVGLLGFAFTGGVSFIATEGGLLLGIFEVNPLHNIAHLLIGAALLIAGLRGVRPAKIVNITVGAAYLLLGVVGFFLVGTAANILALNTPDHFLHLASALVLLGVGLGAERSSRVATA from the coding sequence ATGGGATCGTCACCGAACCGCATCGTCGCCACGGTCTTCGGCGCCGTCTACCTGCTCGTCGGCCTGCTCGGGTTCGCGTTCACGGGCGGCGTCAGCTTCATCGCCACGGAGGGCGGACTGCTGCTGGGCATCTTCGAGGTGAACCCGCTGCACAACATCGCGCACCTCCTGATCGGAGCGGCACTGCTCATCGCCGGTCTGCGCGGCGTCCGCCCCGCCAAGATCGTGAACATCACCGTCGGCGCGGCGTACCTGCTCCTCGGCGTGGTCGGCTTCTTCCTCGTCGGCACCGCGGCGAACATCCTGGCGCTGAACACCCCCGACCACTTCCTGCACCTCGCCAGCGCTCTCGTCCTGCTCGGTGTCGGTCTGGGCGCCGAGCGGTCGTCGCGGGTCGCGACCGCGTGA
- a CDS encoding beta-xylosidase, producing MTTPALMIDGRSSADVPLHHVWSVCLGAGRANEALRADWQSHFREAVNTLGARYVRFHGVFHDDMFVYRTSNGGGFGPATPLEKPVFTFAYVDKVFDAILDMGARPFVELGFMPRELATQTETLFWWKAHCSPPNDMGAWVDLVTATVEHWIERYGIDEVRTWPFEIWNEPNLVPHFWTGTRTEYFELYEATARALKAIDPALRVGGPSSSVFVPDSRYDGEYHDKSVEAATAEAPDPEVLPWKPVWINELIAYCAERDLPIDFLSTHLYPTDYAFDTQGVGRSISRGRDATRQDLEIMRQVIADSPYPNADLHITEWSTSPSSRDHMHDTVYAATYIVRAFLQCHDLADSISYWTFTDVFEEGGGGIGPFHGGFGFVNEQGIHKPTFHAMAMLNRLGDRIALQTDHGIITKTETDAVAAVFFNYPESMGSHSVGGATRYEQTRRLAGEGPARRILHVVDGLMPGDVYAVEILDQEHGNVAEAWHRLGQPLNLSRHQVADLTTIADDLDRSSLTVRADGVLEIDITLAPWAVMSISRTNP from the coding sequence GTGACAACGCCCGCACTCATGATCGACGGACGGTCGTCTGCCGACGTGCCGCTGCATCACGTCTGGAGCGTGTGCCTCGGAGCGGGGAGGGCGAACGAGGCGCTGCGTGCGGACTGGCAGAGCCATTTCCGCGAAGCGGTGAACACGCTGGGTGCCCGCTACGTGCGGTTCCACGGCGTCTTCCACGACGACATGTTCGTGTACCGCACCTCCAACGGCGGCGGCTTCGGGCCGGCGACGCCTCTGGAGAAGCCCGTCTTCACCTTCGCCTACGTCGACAAGGTGTTCGACGCCATCCTCGACATGGGCGCACGGCCCTTCGTCGAGCTCGGCTTCATGCCGCGCGAGCTCGCCACGCAGACCGAGACGCTCTTCTGGTGGAAGGCGCACTGCAGCCCCCCGAACGACATGGGGGCCTGGGTCGACCTCGTCACGGCGACCGTCGAGCACTGGATCGAGCGCTACGGCATCGACGAGGTGCGCACGTGGCCCTTCGAGATCTGGAACGAGCCCAACCTGGTGCCGCACTTCTGGACCGGCACCCGCACCGAGTACTTCGAGCTCTACGAAGCGACGGCGAGAGCGCTGAAGGCGATCGACCCGGCCCTGAGGGTGGGCGGTCCTTCCTCCTCGGTGTTCGTGCCGGACTCGCGCTACGACGGCGAGTACCACGACAAGTCGGTCGAGGCGGCGACCGCCGAGGCGCCGGATCCCGAGGTGCTGCCCTGGAAGCCGGTCTGGATCAACGAGCTGATCGCGTACTGCGCCGAGCGGGATCTGCCCATCGACTTCCTCTCCACGCACCTCTACCCCACGGACTACGCCTTCGACACGCAGGGCGTCGGGCGGTCGATCAGCCGGGGTCGCGATGCCACGCGGCAGGACCTCGAGATCATGCGGCAGGTCATCGCCGACTCCCCGTACCCGAACGCCGACCTGCACATCACCGAGTGGTCGACGTCGCCGTCCAGCCGCGACCACATGCACGACACGGTCTATGCGGCGACCTACATCGTGCGCGCCTTCCTGCAGTGCCACGACCTCGCCGACTCGATCTCGTACTGGACGTTCACCGACGTCTTCGAGGAGGGCGGGGGCGGCATCGGGCCGTTCCACGGCGGCTTCGGGTTCGTCAACGAGCAGGGCATCCACAAGCCGACGTTCCACGCGATGGCCATGCTCAACCGCCTCGGCGATCGCATCGCCCTCCAGACTGATCACGGCATCATCACGAAGACCGAGACGGATGCCGTGGCCGCGGTGTTCTTCAACTACCCCGAGTCGATGGGCTCGCACTCGGTGGGCGGGGCCACCCGCTACGAGCAGACGCGCCGGCTCGCGGGCGAAGGACCGGCCCGCCGCATCCTCCACGTCGTCGACGGGCTCATGCCCGGCGACGTCTATGCCGTCGAGATCCTCGACCAGGAGCACGGCAACGTGGCCGAGGCGTGGCACCGCCTGGGCCAGCCGCTCAACCTCAGCCGTCACCAGGTCGCCGATCTCACGACGATCGCCGACGACCTCGACCGCAGCTCGCTCACCGTGCGGGCCGACGGCGTCCTCGAGATCGACATCACCTTGGCGCCCTGGGCCGTCATGTCGATCTCGCGCACCAACCCCTGA
- a CDS encoding ABC transporter substrate-binding protein — MRISKRAGAIAATTALAALALTSCSGGGGGAGSGGGEATDDNKPDKLTVAAWMDFPPELLKSFEEEHGIEVVVNSFPDGASAQTVLRNGLSSNGAGLSDVHLVEIDWWTEMMAVPEDWVELPEIPDRWLDWKVTQGSVDGVITGYGTDIGPLGIAFNQDMTGAAGLAADPESFGEFIGGDAATWESFLDAGREYVAASDNYFVDSLSSAFQAAINLLPDAFEDPESGNPYNLADNTQIQELFMTFAEAAEDGVSAGIPIGHADWGAGFQNRQWATVVTPAWMAGIIAENADGVPGWRVSSTFPDGGGNWGGSFFAVPATGENTGWAVELADHLTSADAAVEWFHTTGQFPSQVEAIASPDIAETENEFFGGQKLGQIYGDLAAEAGDAAAGGYRGENFAGIQTLVTDGIRLVETGSATPQEAWDSVVADFEALGFETAD, encoded by the coding sequence ATGAGAATCAGCAAGCGCGCCGGGGCGATCGCCGCCACCACCGCCCTCGCGGCCCTCGCCCTCACCTCCTGCAGCGGAGGCGGCGGCGGCGCCGGCAGCGGCGGGGGAGAGGCGACCGACGACAACAAGCCCGACAAGCTCACCGTCGCGGCGTGGATGGACTTCCCGCCCGAGCTTCTGAAGTCCTTCGAGGAGGAGCACGGCATCGAGGTCGTCGTCAACTCGTTCCCCGACGGCGCCTCGGCCCAGACAGTGCTGCGCAACGGCCTCTCGTCGAACGGCGCCGGCCTGTCGGACGTCCACCTGGTCGAGATCGACTGGTGGACCGAGATGATGGCGGTTCCCGAGGACTGGGTGGAGCTGCCCGAGATCCCCGACCGCTGGCTCGACTGGAAGGTGACGCAGGGGTCGGTCGACGGCGTCATCACCGGGTACGGCACCGACATCGGTCCGCTCGGCATCGCCTTCAACCAGGACATGACCGGTGCCGCCGGCCTTGCGGCCGATCCCGAGTCGTTCGGCGAGTTCATCGGCGGGGATGCCGCCACCTGGGAGTCCTTCCTCGACGCGGGCCGCGAATACGTCGCCGCTTCCGACAACTACTTCGTCGACTCGCTCTCGAGCGCGTTCCAGGCCGCCATCAACCTGCTGCCCGACGCCTTCGAGGACCCGGAATCGGGCAATCCGTACAACCTCGCGGACAACACCCAGATCCAGGAGCTGTTCATGACGTTCGCCGAAGCGGCGGAGGACGGCGTCTCGGCCGGCATCCCGATCGGCCACGCGGACTGGGGGGCCGGATTCCAGAACCGTCAGTGGGCCACCGTGGTCACCCCCGCCTGGATGGCCGGCATCATCGCGGAGAACGCCGACGGGGTGCCCGGCTGGCGTGTCTCGAGCACGTTCCCCGACGGAGGCGGCAACTGGGGCGGCTCCTTCTTCGCCGTTCCCGCCACCGGCGAGAACACCGGGTGGGCAGTCGAGCTGGCCGACCACCTGACCTCGGCCGACGCCGCGGTCGAGTGGTTCCACACCACCGGGCAGTTCCCCTCGCAGGTGGAGGCGATCGCGAGCCCTGACATCGCCGAGACCGAGAACGAGTTCTTCGGCGGGCAGAAGCTCGGCCAGATCTACGGCGACCTCGCCGCAGAGGCGGGCGACGCCGCAGCGGGCGGGTACCGAGGCGAGAACTTCGCGGGGATCCAGACGCTCGTCACGGACGGCATCCGCCTGGTCGAGACCGGCAGCGCCACCCCGCAGGAGGCCTGGGACTCCGTGGTCGCCGATTTCGAAGCGCTCGGCTTCGAGACCGCCGACTGA
- a CDS encoding Rid family hydrolase, giving the protein MKTRYKIALAVAITAGIAVPSTAVAADALFRPKPTEAVPFVTGDTPSIADGVALGKNVAWYKSSGLGPSALNTTPGISAEARYIPTDVFPGGALPAGVTITEAQSINALMRIGENLKKAGLSYEDVTSMRVFLQNPAGEQAADFAGWNRGYRQFFANTNLATGETMQVQLGSVAGAPKVVNPARPSRFTIEVENLPVNGWLVEVEVDAVYPE; this is encoded by the coding sequence ATGAAGACCCGCTACAAGATCGCGCTCGCCGTCGCCATCACCGCTGGAATCGCCGTCCCGAGCACCGCGGTCGCCGCTGACGCGCTGTTCCGCCCGAAGCCGACCGAGGCCGTCCCCTTCGTCACCGGTGACACCCCGTCGATCGCCGATGGTGTGGCCCTCGGCAAGAACGTCGCCTGGTACAAGTCCTCGGGCCTCGGGCCCTCCGCGCTCAACACCACGCCGGGTATCTCGGCCGAGGCTCGCTACATTCCTACGGACGTGTTCCCCGGTGGCGCACTGCCGGCGGGTGTCACGATCACCGAGGCGCAGTCGATCAACGCTCTCATGAGGATCGGCGAGAACCTGAAGAAGGCGGGCCTGTCCTACGAGGACGTGACCTCGATGCGAGTGTTCCTGCAGAACCCCGCCGGTGAGCAGGCGGCGGACTTCGCCGGCTGGAACCGCGGCTACCGGCAGTTCTTCGCGAACACGAACCTGGCCACCGGGGAGACCATGCAGGTGCAGTTGGGATCCGTGGCCGGCGCGCCGAAGGTTGTGAACCCCGCGCGTCCGTCCCGGTTCACGATCGAGGTCGAGAACCTGCCGGTGAACGGATGGCTGGTCGAGGTGGAGGTCGACGCGGTCTACCCCGAGTGA
- a CDS encoding FAD-dependent oxidoreductase codes for METQTPASVSRRSFLHAVGAGSTAGVLFATMGALGLAPTEADAASLSWTPPSGSDFSLTGRSSKKVVIVGGGPAGLASAYELQKAGYHVTVLEARHRAGGRTLTIRPGDKETDLDGHTQTAKWDNGVYMNAGAGRIAQWMVTMDYLRELGVPYEVFTNANADAYLYNESAGSTPGNPTRYRTAKADWFGYTSELLRHATDQGALDQKLTATDKERLRDFLSRWGSLQADGTYKGGSNRGYSVYPSAWNEHGTPLPGPGTISEVLGTRMGNYFPFEINWEQAMLMFQPKGGMDTIYDYFVKAIGRQNVHLQSPVTGIQNTASGVSVTYSPPNGPARVIDADFAIVTAPAHLMRKWSTNWGTEIDSALGEFSAASPAGKIGLQYRSRWWENDHRIYGGITETDMDLQHIWYPSYGYGEKKGLVVGYYNTGNAARTYAALSPRDREARAVAQGVKIHGEKYRTELEQSFSIAWNRVPYIEGAWAFPNTTSPGFKRLQTGSGNVYFAGDWMSEISAWQHGAFWSARYAVQALHARVMAG; via the coding sequence GTGGAAACTCAGACACCCGCGAGCGTTTCGCGCCGCAGCTTCCTTCATGCGGTAGGCGCAGGCTCCACCGCCGGCGTGCTCTTCGCGACGATGGGAGCACTCGGCCTCGCGCCGACCGAGGCGGACGCCGCCTCACTGTCGTGGACGCCGCCCAGCGGCAGCGATTTCTCCCTCACGGGACGCTCGTCGAAGAAGGTCGTCATCGTGGGCGGCGGCCCCGCGGGCCTTGCAAGCGCGTACGAACTTCAGAAGGCGGGCTACCACGTCACGGTTCTCGAGGCGCGCCACCGTGCCGGCGGCCGGACCCTCACCATCCGGCCGGGTGACAAGGAGACCGACCTCGACGGGCACACCCAGACCGCGAAGTGGGACAACGGCGTCTACATGAATGCGGGCGCCGGACGCATCGCGCAGTGGATGGTCACCATGGACTACCTCCGCGAGCTCGGTGTGCCGTACGAGGTCTTCACCAACGCGAACGCCGACGCCTACCTCTACAACGAGAGCGCCGGTTCGACGCCGGGAAACCCGACCCGCTACCGCACCGCCAAAGCCGACTGGTTCGGCTACACCTCCGAGCTCCTCAGGCATGCCACGGATCAGGGTGCGCTCGACCAGAAGCTCACGGCGACCGACAAAGAGCGGCTGCGCGACTTCCTCAGCCGGTGGGGCTCGCTCCAGGCCGACGGCACGTACAAGGGCGGCTCCAACCGCGGCTACTCCGTCTACCCCTCCGCCTGGAACGAGCACGGGACTCCCCTTCCCGGCCCCGGCACGATATCCGAGGTTCTCGGAACGAGGATGGGCAACTACTTCCCGTTCGAGATCAACTGGGAGCAGGCCATGCTGATGTTCCAGCCGAAGGGTGGCATGGACACGATCTACGACTACTTCGTGAAGGCGATAGGCCGGCAGAACGTGCACCTGCAGTCGCCGGTCACCGGCATCCAGAACACGGCGTCGGGCGTGTCCGTGACGTACAGCCCGCCCAACGGGCCCGCACGCGTCATCGATGCCGACTTCGCGATCGTCACCGCACCGGCGCACCTCATGCGCAAGTGGAGCACGAACTGGGGTACCGAGATCGACTCTGCGCTCGGCGAGTTCTCGGCGGCGTCGCCGGCGGGCAAGATCGGCCTGCAGTACCGCTCGCGGTGGTGGGAGAACGATCACCGCATCTACGGCGGGATCACCGAGACCGACATGGACCTGCAGCACATCTGGTACCCGTCGTACGGGTACGGCGAGAAGAAGGGCCTCGTCGTCGGCTACTACAACACCGGCAACGCCGCTCGCACCTATGCAGCGCTGAGCCCGCGCGACCGCGAGGCCCGCGCGGTGGCACAGGGTGTGAAGATCCACGGCGAGAAGTACCGCACCGAGCTCGAGCAGTCGTTCTCCATCGCGTGGAACCGTGTCCCCTACATCGAGGGTGCGTGGGCGTTCCCGAACACCACCTCGCCGGGGTTCAAGAGGCTCCAGACCGGCTCTGGCAACGTGTACTTCGCCGGCGACTGGATGTCGGAGATCTCCGCGTGGCAGCACGGAGCGTTCTGGTCGGCGCGTTACGCCGTGCAGGCCCTTCACGCCCGGGTCATGGCGGGCTGA